One window of Corynebacterium accolens genomic DNA carries:
- a CDS encoding NupC/NupG family nucleoside CNT transporter: MERLQGLLGIIAILAVIYVLSSSRKNIKWRTIGVGLVLQVVFCFLVLAWEPGFKALKGIANGLTKLTEFTNEGTQFVFGGLFGDDFVFALNVLPVIIFLGAIIAALYYLRVIQYFVEYVGSAIKWLMGTSKVESVWATTVIFLGQSEAPLVIKPYLPKLTRSELYTCMVGGFASVAGSTLIGYSLLGAPLEYLLAASLMNAPGSLLVAKGLMPETEETNLDATVKDVRDTESKNIIDAISSGAMAGGKIAISVACLLIAFIASIVMLSSILGGIGSLFGQDNWSLEGLFGIIFAPVAWLIGTPWNEALEVGNFIGQKTILNEFVGYTAFGESVDELSDKAILISSFALAGFANLSSIGIQIGSIGGLIPERRGEVAKLGPRALFGGFLTNMLNAAIVGVIVAPMVL, from the coding sequence ATGGAACGCTTACAAGGATTGCTCGGCATCATCGCCATTCTTGCAGTAATTTACGTCCTGTCGAGCTCGCGTAAAAATATCAAGTGGCGCACCATTGGCGTGGGCCTTGTCCTGCAGGTGGTCTTCTGCTTCTTGGTCCTCGCGTGGGAACCTGGATTCAAAGCCCTCAAGGGCATCGCCAATGGGCTAACTAAGCTCACGGAATTTACCAACGAGGGTACCCAATTCGTCTTCGGCGGGCTCTTCGGTGATGACTTCGTCTTCGCCCTCAATGTGCTGCCTGTCATCATCTTCTTGGGCGCCATCATCGCCGCCCTGTACTACCTCCGGGTTATCCAGTACTTCGTGGAATACGTCGGATCCGCCATCAAGTGGCTCATGGGTACCTCCAAGGTGGAATCGGTTTGGGCCACCACCGTCATCTTCCTCGGCCAATCCGAGGCCCCGCTGGTCATTAAGCCCTACCTGCCCAAGCTCACCCGATCCGAGCTTTATACCTGTATGGTCGGCGGCTTTGCCTCCGTTGCCGGATCCACGCTGATCGGCTATTCGCTCTTGGGCGCGCCCTTGGAGTACTTGCTCGCCGCATCGCTCATGAATGCACCGGGCTCGCTGCTCGTCGCCAAGGGCCTCATGCCAGAGACCGAAGAGACGAACCTCGACGCTACCGTTAAAGACGTTCGCGATACAGAATCCAAAAACATCATCGACGCCATCAGTAGCGGTGCCATGGCCGGCGGTAAGATCGCCATCTCGGTTGCCTGCCTGCTCATCGCCTTCATCGCGTCGATCGTGATGCTCTCTTCCATCCTCGGCGGCATCGGCTCCCTCTTCGGCCAGGATAACTGGTCGCTCGAAGGCCTCTTCGGCATCATTTTCGCCCCCGTGGCCTGGCTTATCGGTACGCCGTGGAACGAAGCCCTCGAGGTGGGTAACTTCATCGGCCAAAAGACCATCCTCAACGAGTTCGTTGGCTACACCGCCTTTGGTGAAAGCGTTGATGAGCTCAGCGATAAGGCCATCTTGATCTCCTCCTTCGCCCTCGCTGGCTTTGCCAACCTGTCCTCCATCGGTATTCAGATTGGCTCCATCGGCGGCCTCATCCCTGAGCGCCGCGGTGAGGTAGCCAAGCTTGGCCCGCGCGCACTCTTCGGTGGCTTCCTGACCAATATGCTCAATGCCGCCATCGTCGGCGTCATTGTTGCACCCATGGTTCTCTAA
- a CDS encoding DUF1648 domain-containing protein translates to MILTVLMAATTLAITWIMTTIPALAAPGAPLGVRVPQSHLSDPVVVGAISGFKTRTWVVGIAATVISLFYVNHSWVAALSSLLVIIGGTWAYLSQRRYIIAAKKDGGWFDGVETAVSVQVAERDADAIQDIDVPTPSFPWLTMLGSLLAIVAGALIVAAHWSDIPDPVPVHWDGSMEPDSWSDKSIGSVFFITFIALGMWLLFAGICWLIQRTAVRPRSERSIKARLRNQANLAASNEAMGVLLLLMSLGLSFIQITGPVPSYQDLAGLSFITMVVMTISGTIAIVAMILRTQSQLEQQLRGVKLPDKDKESPDNDEHYKWGILYYNPDDPAVLVDKRLGVGVSFNYATWQAKVFLAVMALIIIGSIALPLILI, encoded by the coding sequence ATGATTCTTACCGTCCTCATGGCCGCGACCACGCTGGCCATAACGTGGATAATGACCACGATCCCGGCGCTTGCGGCGCCAGGCGCCCCGCTCGGCGTTCGCGTTCCCCAAAGCCACCTTTCGGATCCCGTTGTGGTCGGTGCCATTTCTGGTTTTAAGACTCGGACGTGGGTTGTGGGCATCGCAGCGACGGTTATCTCGCTGTTCTACGTCAACCACTCGTGGGTGGCGGCCCTGTCTTCCCTACTGGTCATTATCGGCGGCACATGGGCTTACCTCTCCCAGCGCCGCTATATCATTGCGGCTAAGAAGGACGGCGGCTGGTTCGACGGGGTAGAAACCGCGGTCAGCGTCCAGGTAGCGGAGCGGGACGCCGACGCCATACAGGATATTGATGTGCCAACGCCGTCTTTTCCCTGGCTGACCATGTTGGGTTCCTTGCTTGCCATCGTCGCCGGTGCGCTCATCGTCGCCGCTCATTGGTCCGACATCCCCGATCCCGTGCCGGTGCACTGGGATGGTTCTATGGAGCCCGATAGCTGGAGCGACAAGTCCATCGGCAGCGTCTTTTTCATCACGTTTATCGCGCTGGGAATGTGGTTGCTTTTCGCCGGCATCTGCTGGCTTATCCAACGCACCGCGGTTCGTCCACGCTCGGAGCGCTCCATCAAGGCGCGGCTGCGGAATCAGGCAAACCTTGCAGCCTCCAACGAAGCGATGGGCGTCCTGTTGCTTCTCATGTCCCTCGGGCTATCGTTTATACAGATCACTGGCCCGGTACCGAGCTATCAGGACCTGGCTGGCCTCTCCTTTATCACCATGGTGGTGATGACCATTAGCGGCACCATAGCCATCGTGGCAATGATACTGCGCACCCAATCGCAGCTCGAGCAACAGCTGCGTGGGGTGAAACTTCCGGATAAAGACAAAGAATCCCCCGATAATGACGAGCATTATAAGTGGGGGATCCTGTACTACAATCCCGATGACCCAGCGGTGCTGGTGGACAAGCGCCTGGGCGTCGGAGTGTCCTTCAACTACGCCACGTGGCAGGCAAAGGTCTTCCTCGCCGTCATGGCACTCATCATCATCGGGTCGATTGCACTTCCATTAATCCTGATTTAA
- a CDS encoding ATP-binding cassette domain-containing protein, giving the protein MPISFSQLSLSWPDGTPCFSQLSGTIPDSVTGMIGDNGSGKSTLAKVLSHQIAPSSGTFTAPEVTYLDQDLGLRDSLTIAEVFGAAEKIAALHALEAGNYSEDLLKTIGNDWDIEDRIHACLHNVGVAYPLDRTIGTLSGGEAVTIALNAAFFDHPDFVILDEPTNNLDAAGKSKVTELISSSSTPILVISHDLDLLSHVEHIAELYAGSLRLFSGNYHAYREAIETEQRAAEAETREAKAEHRKQVREREAMQVRISRDQRRGKAFSHNRRKPGMAMGNDKNRSQNTAAKRSAQASGSVQEAFAAYQAAQNKIRPDEHVHVDLPGTQLPNGTRVLTSSIVDLTGPEHVRLMGPNGSGKTTFLNKVARGDVEYSLDCGYLRQKITLPEDRTILEMVTEANPTAHPQFIRDQLAQLLFRDDQVHRRTDQLSGGERFRAEFARVLLAEPSPQFLLLDEPTNNLDITTIKWLVQILESYEGAYLLVSHDEGFCKQLSLTSQVHI; this is encoded by the coding sequence ATGCCGATTTCTTTTTCCCAACTCAGCCTGTCGTGGCCAGACGGCACGCCCTGCTTTTCACAGCTTTCCGGAACGATCCCTGACTCGGTTACGGGGATGATTGGCGATAATGGCTCCGGAAAGTCAACCCTTGCTAAGGTCCTGTCCCACCAGATCGCGCCGTCCTCGGGTACATTCACGGCACCAGAGGTCACGTACCTAGACCAAGATCTTGGCTTGCGTGATTCCTTAACCATCGCCGAAGTATTCGGCGCGGCGGAAAAGATTGCCGCGCTCCACGCACTTGAAGCGGGAAATTACTCCGAGGATCTGCTGAAAACCATTGGTAACGACTGGGATATCGAAGACAGGATTCATGCTTGCCTTCATAACGTAGGCGTTGCCTACCCGCTAGATCGCACCATCGGTACGCTGTCTGGAGGCGAAGCGGTCACCATCGCATTAAACGCCGCCTTTTTTGATCACCCGGACTTTGTCATCCTCGATGAGCCGACCAATAACTTGGACGCAGCAGGAAAATCCAAGGTCACCGAGCTCATTTCCAGCTCTTCTACGCCCATTCTTGTCATCTCCCATGACCTAGACCTGCTCTCCCATGTCGAGCACATTGCAGAACTCTACGCGGGAAGTTTGCGGTTATTTTCCGGAAATTATCACGCCTACCGGGAGGCCATTGAAACCGAACAGCGCGCTGCTGAAGCAGAAACTCGCGAGGCCAAAGCCGAACACCGCAAGCAAGTGCGCGAGCGCGAGGCGATGCAAGTGCGCATTTCCAGGGATCAGCGCCGCGGCAAGGCCTTCTCGCACAACCGCCGAAAGCCCGGGATGGCGATGGGAAACGATAAGAACCGCTCCCAAAATACCGCGGCTAAGCGGTCTGCTCAGGCATCGGGTTCGGTGCAGGAGGCATTTGCTGCCTATCAAGCTGCGCAAAATAAGATCCGCCCTGACGAACATGTCCACGTCGATCTCCCAGGCACGCAGTTGCCTAATGGCACCCGCGTGCTCACCAGCAGCATCGTGGACTTAACCGGCCCTGAGCATGTACGCCTTATGGGGCCAAATGGCAGCGGGAAAACCACATTCCTTAATAAGGTTGCCCGCGGTGACGTTGAGTACAGCTTGGACTGTGGATATTTGCGGCAGAAAATCACCTTGCCGGAAGATCGCACAATCTTAGAAATGGTCACGGAGGCCAACCCCACTGCTCACCCACAATTCATCCGCGATCAATTGGCACAGCTACTATTTCGCGATGACCAAGTGCACCGCCGCACCGACCAGCTATCGGGCGGCGAACGCTTCCGCGCGGAATTTGCCCGGGTGTTGCTAGCCGAGCCCAGCCCGCAATTCCTCCTGCTTGATGAGCCCACCAATAATTTGGATATCACCACCATAAAGTGGCTCGTGCAGATCCTCGAGTCCTACGAGGGTGCGTACCTGCTGGTCAGCCACGATGAGGGCTTCTGCAAGCAGCTCAGCTTAACCTCGCAGGTGCATATCTAG
- a CDS encoding pyruvate carboxylase: MANSALPSFDKILVANRGEIAVRAFRAAFETGAKTVAVYPREDRNSFHRAFADEAVRIGNEGQPVKAYLDIEEIIRAAKKSEADAIYPGYGFLSERADLARACEDNGIKFIGPTPGTLDLTGDKSAAVNAAKEAGLPTLQDSEPTTDIDKLVADAGDFSFPVFVKAVSGGGGRGMRYVESESELRERAAEASREAEAAFGDGSVYLETAVINPQHIEVQVLADSQGNVIHLFERDCSVQRRHQKVVEIAPAPSLDPELRERICQDAVNFCEHINYEGAGTVEFLVDERGNHVFIEMNPRVQVEHTVTEEVTGVDIVKAQMNIAAGASLEDINLSQENITITGSALQCRITTEDPNNGFRPDTGTLTAYRSPGGAGVRLDGATSVGAEVSPNFDSLLVKMTCRGTTFEQAVHRARRALNEFHVSGVATNIGFLRALLNESDFVNTRVDTGFITEHPDLLKAPPAVDESGRILEYIADVTVNKPNGDRPTALRPFDKLPKFNAEEPLPRGSRDDLLELGPQKYAEQIRAKDSLMVTDTTFRDAHQSLLATRVRSTALVSAAEAVARLTPDLFSVEAWGGATYDVAMRFLHEDPWVRLDLLREAMPNQNIQMLLRGRNTVGYTPYPDSVCRAFVQEAAKSGVDVFRIFDALNDVSQMRPAIDAVLETNTTVAEVAMAYSGDLSSPKEDLYTLDYYLKLAEQIVESGAHILAVKDMAGLLRPEAAHTLVTALRKEFDLPVHVHTHDTAGGQIATYFAAARAGADIVDGASAPLAGTTSQPSLSALIAAFSNSKRDTGIDLQAVSDLEPYWEAVRQLYAPFENGIPGPTGRVYKHEIPGGQLSNLRAQAVALGLADRFEVIEDNYAAVNEMLGRPTKVTPSSKVVGDLALHLVGTGVSPEDFAANPTKYDIPDSVDQFLRGQLGTPPGGWPELRDKVLDGRAETGAHINDVPAEEQPHLESDNSDERRASLNRLLFPKQFEEFNEFRRKYGNTEALTDTTFFYGLTEGEEKVVHFFPEDSTDRSNLKQIVVRLDAVGEPDEKGMRNVVLNVNGQIRPMKVRDENAESTVATVEKADPSNDGHVAAPFAGVVNPTAEPGDEVKVGDQVAVIEAMKMEASISATKDGVVDRVAIGQATKVEGGDLIAVIK, from the coding sequence GTGGCCAATTCCGCCCTTCCATCGTTCGACAAGATTTTGGTAGCCAACCGCGGTGAAATCGCCGTGCGTGCTTTCCGCGCTGCCTTTGAAACGGGGGCGAAGACCGTCGCCGTCTATCCTCGTGAAGATCGCAACTCCTTCCACCGCGCCTTTGCGGATGAAGCAGTGCGCATTGGTAACGAGGGACAGCCCGTCAAGGCGTACCTCGATATCGAGGAAATCATCCGCGCTGCCAAGAAGTCTGAAGCGGACGCGATCTATCCGGGTTACGGTTTCTTGTCCGAGCGCGCCGATTTGGCCCGTGCCTGCGAGGACAATGGCATTAAATTCATTGGCCCCACCCCAGGCACGCTGGATCTCACCGGTGATAAATCCGCTGCGGTTAACGCCGCGAAGGAAGCAGGGCTGCCGACGCTGCAGGACTCGGAGCCGACCACGGACATCGATAAGCTGGTAGCAGACGCCGGTGACTTCAGCTTCCCGGTCTTTGTCAAGGCCGTCTCTGGTGGTGGCGGGCGCGGTATGCGCTACGTGGAATCGGAATCTGAGCTGCGCGAACGGGCGGCAGAGGCCTCGCGCGAGGCGGAGGCGGCCTTCGGCGATGGCAGCGTGTACCTCGAGACTGCGGTGATTAATCCGCAACACATTGAGGTGCAGGTGCTTGCGGATTCCCAGGGCAATGTCATCCACCTCTTTGAGCGCGACTGCTCCGTGCAGCGCCGCCACCAGAAGGTCGTAGAAATCGCTCCCGCGCCGTCGCTGGATCCGGAACTGCGCGAACGCATCTGCCAAGATGCCGTGAACTTCTGCGAGCACATCAACTATGAGGGCGCCGGCACGGTGGAGTTCCTCGTAGACGAGCGCGGCAACCACGTCTTCATTGAGATGAACCCCCGTGTGCAGGTGGAGCACACCGTGACTGAGGAGGTTACCGGTGTGGACATCGTCAAGGCGCAGATGAATATCGCCGCCGGCGCTTCCTTGGAAGACATCAACCTGTCTCAAGAAAATATCACCATTACCGGCTCTGCCCTGCAGTGCCGCATTACTACCGAAGATCCGAATAACGGCTTCCGCCCAGATACGGGTACGTTGACAGCGTACCGCTCGCCGGGCGGCGCTGGCGTGCGCTTGGATGGTGCGACCTCCGTGGGTGCTGAAGTCTCGCCCAACTTCGACTCCCTCTTGGTGAAGATGACCTGCCGCGGCACCACCTTCGAGCAGGCTGTTCACCGCGCCCGCCGCGCGCTAAACGAGTTCCACGTATCCGGCGTGGCCACCAATATCGGCTTCCTGCGCGCATTGCTCAATGAGTCTGACTTCGTCAATACCCGCGTCGATACCGGATTCATTACCGAACACCCAGATCTGCTCAAGGCCCCACCGGCGGTGGATGAGTCCGGCCGTATCCTTGAATACATCGCGGATGTCACCGTGAATAAGCCCAATGGTGACCGCCCCACCGCGCTGCGCCCATTTGATAAGCTGCCGAAGTTTAATGCGGAAGAGCCGCTCCCGCGCGGTTCCCGCGATGACCTCTTGGAGCTTGGGCCGCAGAAGTACGCGGAACAGATTCGTGCCAAGGATTCCTTGATGGTTACGGATACGACGTTCCGCGATGCCCACCAGTCCCTGCTTGCTACCCGCGTGCGCAGCACGGCCTTGGTCTCCGCGGCAGAAGCCGTGGCGCGCCTGACCCCAGATCTCTTCTCCGTGGAGGCATGGGGCGGTGCTACCTATGACGTGGCCATGCGCTTCCTCCACGAGGATCCCTGGGTGCGCCTGGATCTGCTGCGCGAGGCGATGCCGAACCAGAACATCCAGATGCTCCTGCGCGGGCGCAATACCGTGGGCTATACCCCGTACCCGGATTCGGTGTGCCGCGCCTTCGTGCAGGAAGCGGCTAAGTCCGGCGTGGATGTCTTCCGCATTTTCGATGCGCTTAACGATGTCTCCCAGATGCGCCCTGCCATCGATGCCGTGCTCGAGACGAATACCACCGTGGCCGAGGTAGCCATGGCGTATTCCGGTGATCTTTCTTCGCCGAAGGAAGACCTCTACACCTTGGATTACTACTTGAAGCTCGCCGAGCAGATTGTAGAATCCGGCGCGCACATCCTGGCCGTTAAGGACATGGCGGGCCTGCTGCGCCCAGAGGCCGCGCACACGCTGGTGACCGCGCTGCGCAAGGAATTCGATCTGCCGGTCCACGTGCACACGCACGATACTGCCGGTGGGCAGATCGCTACCTACTTCGCGGCTGCGCGCGCTGGCGCCGATATCGTCGATGGTGCCTCGGCGCCGCTGGCCGGCACCACGTCGCAGCCATCGCTCTCCGCGCTCATCGCTGCATTCTCCAACTCCAAGCGCGATACCGGAATCGACCTGCAAGCGGTCTCGGACTTGGAGCCGTACTGGGAGGCCGTGCGCCAGCTGTACGCCCCGTTTGAAAACGGCATCCCTGGCCCGACCGGCCGCGTGTACAAGCACGAGATTCCGGGTGGTCAGCTGTCGAACCTGCGCGCGCAGGCCGTCGCATTGGGCCTGGCGGATCGTTTCGAGGTCATCGAGGATAACTACGCCGCCGTCAACGAGATGCTGGGACGACCCACCAAGGTCACCCCGTCCTCCAAGGTGGTGGGTGACTTGGCGCTCCACCTCGTGGGCACCGGCGTTTCTCCGGAAGACTTTGCGGCGAACCCGACGAAGTACGATATCCCGGATTCCGTGGATCAATTCCTCCGCGGCCAGCTGGGTACCCCTCCGGGTGGCTGGCCGGAGCTGCGCGATAAGGTCCTCGATGGGCGCGCCGAAACCGGTGCGCACATTAACGATGTCCCGGCAGAGGAGCAGCCGCACCTGGAGTCGGATAACTCGGATGAGCGCCGCGCCAGCCTGAACCGCCTGCTCTTCCCCAAGCAGTTCGAGGAATTCAACGAGTTCCGCCGCAAGTACGGCAACACTGAGGCCCTGACGGATACGACCTTCTTCTACGGCCTGACCGAAGGCGAAGAAAAGGTAGTGCACTTCTTCCCCGAAGACTCCACCGATCGCTCCAACCTTAAGCAGATCGTGGTGCGCCTCGATGCCGTGGGCGAGCCGGATGAGAAGGGCATGCGCAATGTCGTGCTGAACGTCAACGGCCAAATCCGCCCGATGAAGGTGCGCGATGAAAACGCCGAGTCCACAGTGGCCACGGTGGAGAAAGCGGATCCGTCCAATGACGGCCACGTAGCGGCCCCGTTCGCCGGCGTGGTCAACCCCACGGCAGAGCCAGGCGACGAGGTAAAGGTCGGCGACCAGGTCGCGGTCATCGAGGCCATGAAGATGGAAGCCTCCATTTCCGCCACCAAGGATGGCGTGGTGGACCGCGTGGCCATTGGCCAGGCCACCAAGGTGGAAGGCGGAGATCTCATTGCCGTAATCAAATAG
- a CDS encoding cytidine deaminase → MNATPDSPPTDAELLSLAEEAAHHAWAPYSSFPVGAALLLADGRIVTGSNVENASSPLGICAERNAAAHMVTTADVTATDGHLPSIPQIKAVAIVGLKSAPCYPCGACRQVLREFNCERVIVSVDGKPRSHDFAEILPHSFGPESL, encoded by the coding sequence ATGAACGCCACCCCGGATTCACCTCCTACCGATGCCGAATTGCTCAGCCTCGCAGAAGAAGCAGCCCACCACGCCTGGGCGCCCTATTCCTCTTTCCCAGTCGGTGCGGCTTTGCTGCTTGCCGATGGCCGCATTGTCACCGGCTCCAACGTCGAAAACGCCTCCAGTCCGCTAGGCATTTGCGCCGAACGCAATGCCGCCGCGCACATGGTCACCACCGCAGACGTAACGGCCACCGATGGCCACTTGCCCAGCATCCCGCAGATTAAAGCGGTTGCTATCGTCGGCTTAAAGTCCGCGCCTTGCTACCCTTGCGGTGCCTGCCGCCAGGTCCTGCGGGAGTTCAACTGCGAGCGCGTCATCGTCTCCGTCGATGGAAAGCCCCGGAGCCACGACTTTGCCGAGATCCTCCCCCACTCCTTTGGCCCAGAGTCACTCTAA
- a CDS encoding GntR family transcriptional regulator — protein MLITLNPDADAPVFQQIHDEIVLAIARGQLFDGDKLDPVRQVATDIGINPATVKHAYDSLVADGLVETAGRSGSIVRPGAHTTAQEQQVRQRLRRVATLARAQGFSAEELHGYLDSTLKELA, from the coding sequence ATGCTCATCACGCTCAACCCTGACGCGGATGCGCCGGTCTTCCAGCAGATTCACGATGAAATCGTGCTGGCCATCGCCCGCGGGCAGCTCTTCGACGGCGACAAGCTCGATCCCGTGCGCCAAGTCGCCACGGATATTGGCATCAACCCGGCCACCGTAAAACACGCCTATGACTCGCTCGTTGCTGATGGCCTCGTCGAAACCGCGGGGCGCTCCGGATCGATCGTCCGACCCGGCGCACACACCACGGCGCAAGAACAGCAGGTTCGGCAACGCCTGCGCCGCGTGGCAACCCTCGCCCGCGCCCAGGGGTTTTCTGCCGAGGAGCTCCACGGCTATCTCGATTCCACACTGAAGGAGCTCGCATGA
- a CDS encoding thymidine phosphorylase yields MAEKFDAVDVIRTKRDKGVFSPEEIDWVIDAYTRGVVGDEQMAALNMAIFLNGMNREEISQWTKAMIASGETMSFESLSKKTADKHSTGGVGDKITLPLAPLVAAFGVAVPQLSGRGLGHTGGTLDKLEAIPGWQADISNERLMEILEDPGCIICAAGSGLAPADKKIYALRDITSTVEAIPLIASSIMSKKIAEGTSSLVLDVKVGSGAFMKDETLARELAQTMVDLGNDAGTATTALLTDMSTPLGRKVGNALEVEESVEVLAGGGPSDVVELTLALAREMLEAAGVHDADVEKALKDGRAMDKWKQMIKAQGGDPDAKLPVATHTHDVIAESDGYLTELDALSVGVSSWRLGAGRARKEDPVQATAGIELHAVKGEKVSKGQKLFTLHTETPECFERSLETLQQGFKITDAPLDKERQIILDRIG; encoded by the coding sequence ATGGCCGAGAAATTCGATGCGGTAGATGTTATTCGCACCAAGCGCGATAAGGGGGTGTTTAGCCCGGAGGAAATCGACTGGGTCATCGATGCCTATACTCGCGGGGTCGTGGGCGATGAGCAGATGGCTGCGCTCAATATGGCGATCTTCCTCAACGGCATGAACCGCGAGGAAATCTCGCAGTGGACCAAGGCGATGATTGCCTCCGGTGAGACGATGAGCTTTGAGTCCTTGTCCAAGAAGACCGCGGACAAGCACTCCACCGGTGGCGTTGGCGATAAGATTACGCTGCCGCTCGCACCCCTCGTGGCCGCCTTTGGCGTCGCGGTCCCGCAGCTTTCTGGCCGCGGCTTGGGCCACACTGGTGGCACCCTGGACAAGCTGGAGGCCATCCCGGGCTGGCAGGCGGATATTTCCAATGAGCGATTGATGGAAATCCTGGAGGACCCAGGCTGCATCATCTGCGCGGCAGGCTCTGGCCTCGCGCCCGCGGATAAGAAGATCTATGCCCTGCGCGATATCACCTCCACCGTTGAAGCGATTCCGCTTATTGCTTCCTCCATCATGTCGAAGAAAATCGCGGAAGGTACCTCGTCTTTGGTCCTCGACGTCAAGGTGGGCTCTGGCGCCTTTATGAAGGATGAGACCTTGGCCCGCGAGCTGGCGCAGACCATGGTGGACTTGGGCAATGATGCCGGCACCGCCACCACGGCACTGCTAACGGATATGTCCACCCCGTTGGGCCGCAAGGTGGGCAACGCGCTCGAGGTTGAAGAATCCGTCGAGGTTCTAGCCGGCGGTGGGCCAAGCGATGTCGTCGAGCTGACCCTGGCACTTGCGCGCGAGATGCTGGAAGCAGCCGGCGTGCACGATGCCGACGTGGAAAAGGCGCTCAAGGATGGCCGCGCCATGGATAAGTGGAAGCAAATGATTAAGGCGCAGGGCGGCGACCCAGACGCCAAGCTTCCAGTGGCTACGCATACCCACGATGTCATTGCTGAATCCGATGGTTACCTCACCGAGCTTGATGCCTTGTCCGTCGGCGTGAGCTCCTGGCGCCTGGGCGCTGGCCGTGCCCGGAAGGAAGACCCGGTACAGGCAACCGCGGGCATCGAATTGCACGCGGTGAAGGGGGAGAAGGTATCCAAGGGCCAGAAGCTTTTCACCCTGCACACGGAGACCCCAGAGTGCTTCGAGCGCTCCCTTGAGACCTTGCAGCAGGGCTTTAAGATTACCGACGCCCCGCTGGATAAGGAGCGCCAGATCATCCTGGACCGCATTGGTTAA